The Daphnia pulex isolate KAP4 chromosome 3, ASM2113471v1 genome includes a region encoding these proteins:
- the LOC124191166 gene encoding calpain-D-like isoform X2 yields the protein MGTIASVLQWKCVICLQVNPTEKSCCFNCGAKRSCTIEKEEDRPMCSPVNFEENNRSSKNHSQLKHSVSYSSSSSAKWTCPHCLFLNVASAQDCMTCMTSKPKGISASQEQNQTLQQPNNNSSTWSCKRCTFSNLIDLHCCEVCEAPRSPNIPLTLPRKPIIVKYGTSGLDSDNKELFVPDSHSKEAAVNGRKNGTVVVNHQYDASWTCKKCTLINPIGENVCSACSCSQLYSEKKVESQGSAHSPTKKDTWSCPQCTLLNSHSISKCRACKTAMTPQSQTKVGTPTIGSSPIPSSPARNIPSSKRTPDSAMGGWQCSACTFHNKKSKSYSCEICQSSRSLTALSPPAPAAISRHESEPSASLRHTEEEQARLKWKRIVGFCRTSGDKFVDDSFLPTGRSLHNSTQEGVQWLRPSQIVSSAASHVKWAVFRTPLPSDISQGILGDCWLLSALAVLAERDELVQNVMVTREVCNEGAYQIRLCKDGMWRTVLVDDLLPCDQRGHLLYSQAKRKQLWVPLIEKAMAKIHGGYGALVSGRSIEGLASLTGAPCESISLQPSTNGSNREEAEVLDEDLIWARLLSSRTAGFLMGASCGGGTMKIDEEEYRQKGLRPRHAYSVLDVLDFSSKGGPRLLRMRNPWGHFSWRGDWADDSKLWNPELRAICMPHGDVEGVFWISFQDTLVFFDCIDVCKVRSGWSEVRLPGLLPPCAFSDHVLAVLVTVVEPTELDLSLFQEGSRHTDKSQRSPVDLCVALYRTGSVAAPQIGQLVVHSRRQLRGFVATNAFLEPGLYLIVCLAFNHWDLNPVEGAVTHYPPCVLALHSSKRLLVEHITPSPFVLADGLISLTMAKGQRYEGREGMTAYYLTQGWAGLVVTVENRHADKWLQVRCDCQESFNVVSTRGALLTVDAIPPLHRQVLLVLTQLEGGGGFSIAHRLIHRLSPQGGLNDWGPPGESHQPLLTSAVTGLHTPRPI from the exons ATGGGTACGATTGCCTCAGTCTTGCAATGGAAATGTGTGATATGCCTACAAGTTAATCCAACTGAAAAGAGCTGTTGCTTCAATTGCGGGGCAAAACGATCTTGtacaatagaaaaagaagaagaccgtCCAATGTGTTCACCAGTCAACTTTGAGGAAAACAATCGGTCCTCGAAAAATCATTCACAACTTAAACATTCTGTCTCCTACTCTAGTTCTTCATCAG CAAAATGGACTTGCCCTCACTGCTTATTTCTGAATGTGGCAAG TGCTCAAGATTGCATGACTTGCATGACCAGCAAACCTAAAGGAATTTCAGCTAGTCAAGAGCAAAATCAAACTCTTCAACAGCCAAACAACAATAGCTCAACATGGTCTTGCAAACGCTGCACATTTTCAAATCTTATTGATCTCCACTGCTGTGAGGTTTGTGAAGCACCTCGCTCTCCCAATATCCCCTTAACATTACCACGAAAACCCATTATAGTTAAATATGGAACATCAGGATTGGACTCAGACAACAA GGAATTGTTTGTGCCTGACAGCCATTCCAAAGAGGCAGCCGTGAATGGTAGGAAGAACGGTACGGTGGTCGTTAATCATCAGTACGACGCGAGCTGGACATGCAAAAAATGCACTTTAATCAATCCAATCGGGGAAAATGTTTGCTCTGCGTGTAGCTGCTCACAACTGTACAGCGAGAAGAAAGTAGAAAGTCAAGGCTCTGCTCATAGTCCCACGAAAAAAGACACCTGGTCATGTCCTCAGTGCACGTTGCTTAACTCACACTCGATTTCCAAATGCAGAGCATGTAAAACCGCTATGACTCCGCAGTCCCAGACAAAG GTTGGAACACCGACCATCGGCAGCAGCCCGATTCCTTCTTCGCCAGCGAGAAACATTCCGTCATCAAAGCGTACTCCCGATTCTGCGATGGGAGGATGGCAATGTTCTGCTTGTACATTTCACAACAAAAAGTCTAAATCGTACAGCTGTGAAATATGCCAATCCAGTCGAAGTCTGACAGCTCTTTCGCCACCTGCTCCGGCCGCCATCTCGCGCCATGAAAGTGAGCCGTCCGCTTCTCTCCGCCACACGGAAGAGGAACAAGCGCGTCTCAAATGGAAGCGTATTGTTGGCTTTTGTCGAACCAGTGGCGATAAATTTGTCGACGATTCATTTCTACCTACTGGACGCTCTTTGCACAACAGCACTCAAGAAGGGGTTCAATGGCTCCGACCCAGTCAAATAGTTAGCAGCGCTGCTTCCCATGTCAa GTGGGCTGTTTTTCGTACCCCGTTGCCATCCGACATATCTCAAGGAATCCTGGGTGACTGCTGGCTATTGAGCGCCTTAGCAGTGTTAGCCGAACGAGACGAATTAGTTCAAAATGTTATGGTCACACGGGAAGTCTGTAACGAAGGCGCTTATCAG ATACGCTTATGTAAAGATGGAATGTGGCGAACTGTTTTGGTTGACGATTTGTTGCCTTGTGACCAACGTGGACATCTGCTTTACTCTCAAGCTAAAAGGAAGCAATTATGGGTGCCGCTAATCGAAAAAGCCATGGCGAAAATTCATGGAGGCTATGGGGCCCTTGTTTCGGGTCGTTCAATCGAAG GTCTTGCCTCGCTTACAGGAGCCCCTTGCGAGAGCATTTCCCTCCAGCCATCAACCAACGGAAGTAACAGGGAAGAAGCTGAAGTTCTGGATGAAGATTTGATTTGGGCACGACTCCTCAGCTCTCGCACTGCAG GTTTCCTGATGGGCGCTTCTTGCGGTGGTGGCACAATGAAGATAGACGAGGAAGAGTATCGCCAAAAAGGACTGCGACCCCGGCACGCCTACTCCGTGTTAGACGTTCTTGATTTCAGTTCCAAAGGTGGTCCTCGCCTTCTCAG GATGCGTAACCCATGGGGTCACTTTTCTTGGCGTGGTGACTGGGCTGACGACTCCAAACTTTGGAACCCCGAACTTCGTGCCATTTGTATGCCGCACGGGGATGTGGAAGGTGTTTTTTGGATATCATTCCAG GATACTTTGGTTTTCTTTGATTGCATTGATGTCTGCAAGGTGCGATCAGGTTGGAGTGAAGTTCGATTGCCTGGTCTCTTGCCTCCTTGCGCCTTTTCAGACCATGTTTTGGCCGTCCTAGTGACGGTGGTTGAGCCAACCGAATTGGATTTGAGTTTATTTCAAGAGGGCAGCCGACACACGGACAAGTCACAACGCTCACCCGTCGATCTCTGCGTCGCCCTTTACAGAACTGGCTCAGTGGCTGCTCCCCAAATTGGCCAATTAGTTGTGCACAGTCGACGGCAACTGAGGGGTTTCGTTGCCACCAATGCATTCCTGGAACCTGGATTGTATCTCATCGTCTGTCTCGCTTTCAATCACTGGGATTTGAATCCAGTTGAAGGTGCCGTCACCCACTACCCGCCGTGCGTCTTGGCATTGCACAGCAGCAAGCGACTTCTTGTAGAGCATATCACTCCTTCACCATTTGTTTTGGCTGATGGACTCATTAGTTTGACTATGGCCAAAGGCCAGCGCTACGAG GGAAGAGAGGGTATGACTGCTTATTATCTCACTCAGGGTTGG GCCGGACTAGTAGTTACAGTGGAAAACCGCCATGCAGATAAATGGTTGCAAGTCCGTTGCGACTGTCAGGAAAGCTTCAATGTCGTTTCTACTCGAGGAGCTCTGTTGACAGTAGACGCAATTCCACCACTGCATAGACAAGTGCTCTTGGTTCTAACTCAGCTGGAAGGCGGTGGTGGATTTTCTATTGCACATCGTCTTATACATCGTCTTTCTCCTCAAGGCGGTCTTAATGATTGGGGGCCTCCAGGTGAATCTCATCAGCCTTTACTGACCTCCGCCGTTACTGGGTTACACACTCCTCGACCAATTTGA
- the LOC124191181 gene encoding apoptosis inhibitor 5-B-like isoform X1: MDIIDKLYQHYEILNEAKDDIAKHRKEYEDILLAVKGSDKEKKLASQFIAKFAKSFPDLENETIDAMFDLCEDDDVLVSVACFSFGSYVDFEVVSQIRKQAIKDLVNICKDNKGAVRKIAYALAQILQSEDNSEVTAVHNSIASLYQIDPAATIEALFSELAEDNEVMRERTLKMLAMKLRTLETGVMKPEVKELLVKECKKILQDVTADEFVLVMAILGQCKIADSVSGQQQLVDLVAEQCNFTQVFNPADQEHLDRIIICIKHALPYFSTQVKSTAFVSYICDQVLPHRNEIGQSEQKLDIFKLLAELSSNCGPLDPVVERIQIVYDTLLEYMPLPPPVLEETNGDGCTTETEIRLEFTFVESLIFAFHQLARQHREFLTDNADRSKDFRSRLQYFARGVQGYIKKLRESLQDKGVDQLRDEEGRIKVTALRTTSNINSLIRDLFRNPPSYKVNVTLSFKPTNASQAAKQTAAVAVNNESTSEAAGVAKRHAPITFESSPPKVRVNTDNRVRQPYVVPTGKFSANVSAHGADSRPRGRGGYRGGRGYRRGGY; encoded by the exons ATGGACATCATTGATAAACTGTACCAGCATTACGAAATCTTAAATGAAGCCAAAGATGATATTGCAAAG CATAGGAAAGAGTATGAAGATATACTTTTAGCTGTCAAAGGATCtgataaagagaaaaagttagCTTCTCAGTTTATTGCCAAATTTGCCAAGTCTTTCCCTGACCTGGAGAATGAAACGATTGATGCCATGTTTGACTTGTGTGAAGATGATGACGTATTGGTAAGTGTggcttgtttctcttttggatCATATGTTGATTTTGAAGTTGTTTCTCAGATTCGAAAGCAAGCAATCAAAGATCTTGTAAACATTTGCAAGGATAATAAAGGAGCTGTGCGCAAAATTGCTTATGCTCTTGCTCAAATTCTTCAATCAGAAGACAATTCTGAAGTCACTGCTGTGCATAATTCAATTGCCTCCTTATATCAAATTGACCCTGCTG CTACAATTGAAGCATTATTCTCCGAACTGGCTGAAGATAATGAAGTTATGCGGGAAAGAACCCTCAAGATGTTGGCAATGAAACTTAGAACTCTTGAAACCGGAGTCATGAAACCAGAAGTTAAAGAATTGTTGGTTAAGgaatgcaaaaaaattttacag GATGTCACAGCAGATGAGTTTGTTTTAGTTATGGCCATTCTTGGACAATGCAAAATAGCTGATTCAGTAAGTGGTCAACAACAGTTAGTTGATCTGGTTGCTGAACAGTGTAATTTCACTCAAGTTTTCAATCCTGCTGACCAAGAACACCTAGATCGTATCATAATCTGTATCAAACATGCTCTACCTTATTTTTCG actCAGGTGAAATCGACCGCATTTGTTTCTTACATTTGTGACCAAGTTTTGCCCCATCGTAATGAAATTGGGCAGAGTGAACAAAAATTGGACATATTTAAGTTGCTGGCAGAATTGAGCTCTAATTGCGGCCCCCTAGATCCAGTCGTTGAGCGAATCCAAATCGTGTACGACACCCTCTTG gaATACATGCCTCTTCCACCACCAGTATTGGAAGAAACCAATGGAGATGGATGCACGACAGAAACCGAAATTCGCTTAGAGTTCACTTTTGTTGAATCATTGATCTTCGCCTTTCACCAGTTGGCTCGTCAACACCGCGAATTTCTGACCGATAATGCCGATCGCAGCAAGGATTTCCGATCACG ATTACAATATTTTGCTCGAGGAGTGCAAGGCTACATAAAGAAGCTACGTGAGTCGTTGCAAGATAAAGGTGTCGACCAACTGAGAGATGAAGAGGGTCGGATTAAGGTTACTGCTTTGAGAACTACTTCCAACATCAATTCACTAATTCGGGATTTGTTCCGAAACCCGCCTTCTTACAAAGTCAACGTAACGTTATCATTCAAACCGACAAATGCATCACAA GCAGCTAAACAGACAGCAGCGGTAGCAGTTAATAACGAGAGCACAAGTGAAGCGGCCGGCGTTGCTAAGCGTCATGCTCCCATCACGTTTGAAAGTTCGCCGCCGAAAGTTCGAGTTAATACAGACAACCGTGTGAGGCAACCATATGTTGTTCCTACTGGCAAATTTAGTGCCAACGTGTCAGCGCATGGCGCAG ATTCTCGCCCCCGTGGTCGTGGTGGGTACAGGGGTGGGCGGGGATATCGGCGGGGAGGGTACTAG
- the LOC124191181 gene encoding apoptosis inhibitor 5-B-like isoform X2 — protein MDIIDKLYQHYEILNEAKDDIAKHRKEYEDILLAVKGSDKEKKLASQFIAKFAKSFPDLENETIDAMFDLCEDDDVLIRKQAIKDLVNICKDNKGAVRKIAYALAQILQSEDNSEVTAVHNSIASLYQIDPAATIEALFSELAEDNEVMRERTLKMLAMKLRTLETGVMKPEVKELLVKECKKILQDVTADEFVLVMAILGQCKIADSVSGQQQLVDLVAEQCNFTQVFNPADQEHLDRIIICIKHALPYFSTQVKSTAFVSYICDQVLPHRNEIGQSEQKLDIFKLLAELSSNCGPLDPVVERIQIVYDTLLEYMPLPPPVLEETNGDGCTTETEIRLEFTFVESLIFAFHQLARQHREFLTDNADRSKDFRSRLQYFARGVQGYIKKLRESLQDKGVDQLRDEEGRIKVTALRTTSNINSLIRDLFRNPPSYKVNVTLSFKPTNASQAAKQTAAVAVNNESTSEAAGVAKRHAPITFESSPPKVRVNTDNRVRQPYVVPTGKFSANVSAHGADSRPRGRGGYRGGRGYRRGGY, from the exons ATGGACATCATTGATAAACTGTACCAGCATTACGAAATCTTAAATGAAGCCAAAGATGATATTGCAAAG CATAGGAAAGAGTATGAAGATATACTTTTAGCTGTCAAAGGATCtgataaagagaaaaagttagCTTCTCAGTTTATTGCCAAATTTGCCAAGTCTTTCCCTGACCTGGAGAATGAAACGATTGATGCCATGTTTGACTTGTGTGAAGATGATGACGTATTG ATTCGAAAGCAAGCAATCAAAGATCTTGTAAACATTTGCAAGGATAATAAAGGAGCTGTGCGCAAAATTGCTTATGCTCTTGCTCAAATTCTTCAATCAGAAGACAATTCTGAAGTCACTGCTGTGCATAATTCAATTGCCTCCTTATATCAAATTGACCCTGCTG CTACAATTGAAGCATTATTCTCCGAACTGGCTGAAGATAATGAAGTTATGCGGGAAAGAACCCTCAAGATGTTGGCAATGAAACTTAGAACTCTTGAAACCGGAGTCATGAAACCAGAAGTTAAAGAATTGTTGGTTAAGgaatgcaaaaaaattttacag GATGTCACAGCAGATGAGTTTGTTTTAGTTATGGCCATTCTTGGACAATGCAAAATAGCTGATTCAGTAAGTGGTCAACAACAGTTAGTTGATCTGGTTGCTGAACAGTGTAATTTCACTCAAGTTTTCAATCCTGCTGACCAAGAACACCTAGATCGTATCATAATCTGTATCAAACATGCTCTACCTTATTTTTCG actCAGGTGAAATCGACCGCATTTGTTTCTTACATTTGTGACCAAGTTTTGCCCCATCGTAATGAAATTGGGCAGAGTGAACAAAAATTGGACATATTTAAGTTGCTGGCAGAATTGAGCTCTAATTGCGGCCCCCTAGATCCAGTCGTTGAGCGAATCCAAATCGTGTACGACACCCTCTTG gaATACATGCCTCTTCCACCACCAGTATTGGAAGAAACCAATGGAGATGGATGCACGACAGAAACCGAAATTCGCTTAGAGTTCACTTTTGTTGAATCATTGATCTTCGCCTTTCACCAGTTGGCTCGTCAACACCGCGAATTTCTGACCGATAATGCCGATCGCAGCAAGGATTTCCGATCACG ATTACAATATTTTGCTCGAGGAGTGCAAGGCTACATAAAGAAGCTACGTGAGTCGTTGCAAGATAAAGGTGTCGACCAACTGAGAGATGAAGAGGGTCGGATTAAGGTTACTGCTTTGAGAACTACTTCCAACATCAATTCACTAATTCGGGATTTGTTCCGAAACCCGCCTTCTTACAAAGTCAACGTAACGTTATCATTCAAACCGACAAATGCATCACAA GCAGCTAAACAGACAGCAGCGGTAGCAGTTAATAACGAGAGCACAAGTGAAGCGGCCGGCGTTGCTAAGCGTCATGCTCCCATCACGTTTGAAAGTTCGCCGCCGAAAGTTCGAGTTAATACAGACAACCGTGTGAGGCAACCATATGTTGTTCCTACTGGCAAATTTAGTGCCAACGTGTCAGCGCATGGCGCAG ATTCTCGCCCCCGTGGTCGTGGTGGGTACAGGGGTGGGCGGGGATATCGGCGGGGAGGGTACTAG
- the LOC124191166 gene encoding calpain-D-like isoform X1, giving the protein MGTIASVLQWKCVICLQVNPTEKSCCFNCGAKRSCTIEKEEDRPMCSPVNFEENNRSSKNHSQLKHSVSYSSSSSAKWTCPHCLFLNVASAQDCMTCMTSKPKGISASQEQNQTLQQPNNNSSTWSCKRCTFSNLIDLHCCEVCEAPRSPNIPLTLPRKPIIVKYGTSGLDSDNNHSKEAAVNGRKNGTVVVNHQYDASWTCKKCTLINPIGENVCSACSCSQLYSEKKVESQGSAHSPTKKDTWSCPQCTLLNSHSISKCRACKTAMTPQSQTKVGTPTIGSSPIPSSPARNIPSSKRTPDSAMGGWQCSACTFHNKKSKSYSCEICQSSRSLTALSPPAPAAISRHESEPSASLRHTEEEQARLKWKRIVGFCRTSGDKFVDDSFLPTGRSLHNSTQEGVQWLRPSQIVSSAASHVKWAVFRTPLPSDISQGILGDCWLLSALAVLAERDELVQNVMVTREVCNEGAYQIRLCKDGMWRTVLVDDLLPCDQRGHLLYSQAKRKQLWVPLIEKAMAKIHGGYGALVSGRSIEGLASLTGAPCESISLQPSTNGSNREEAEVLDEDLIWARLLSSRTAGFLMGASCGGGTMKIDEEEYRQKGLRPRHAYSVLDVLDFSSKGGPRLLRMRNPWGHFSWRGDWADDSKLWNPELRAICMPHGDVEGVFWISFQDTLVFFDCIDVCKVRSGWSEVRLPGLLPPCAFSDHVLAVLVTVVEPTELDLSLFQEGSRHTDKSQRSPVDLCVALYRTGSVAAPQIGQLVVHSRRQLRGFVATNAFLEPGLYLIVCLAFNHWDLNPVEGAVTHYPPCVLALHSSKRLLVEHITPSPFVLADGLISLTMAKGQRYEGREGMTAYYLTQGWAGLVVTVENRHADKWLQVRCDCQESFNVVSTRGALLTVDAIPPLHRQVLLVLTQLEGGGGFSIAHRLIHRLSPQGGLNDWGPPGESHQPLLTSAVTGLHTPRPI; this is encoded by the exons ATGGGTACGATTGCCTCAGTCTTGCAATGGAAATGTGTGATATGCCTACAAGTTAATCCAACTGAAAAGAGCTGTTGCTTCAATTGCGGGGCAAAACGATCTTGtacaatagaaaaagaagaagaccgtCCAATGTGTTCACCAGTCAACTTTGAGGAAAACAATCGGTCCTCGAAAAATCATTCACAACTTAAACATTCTGTCTCCTACTCTAGTTCTTCATCAG CAAAATGGACTTGCCCTCACTGCTTATTTCTGAATGTGGCAAG TGCTCAAGATTGCATGACTTGCATGACCAGCAAACCTAAAGGAATTTCAGCTAGTCAAGAGCAAAATCAAACTCTTCAACAGCCAAACAACAATAGCTCAACATGGTCTTGCAAACGCTGCACATTTTCAAATCTTATTGATCTCCACTGCTGTGAGGTTTGTGAAGCACCTCGCTCTCCCAATATCCCCTTAACATTACCACGAAAACCCATTATAGTTAAATATGGAACATCAGGATTGGACTCAGACAACAA CCATTCCAAAGAGGCAGCCGTGAATGGTAGGAAGAACGGTACGGTGGTCGTTAATCATCAGTACGACGCGAGCTGGACATGCAAAAAATGCACTTTAATCAATCCAATCGGGGAAAATGTTTGCTCTGCGTGTAGCTGCTCACAACTGTACAGCGAGAAGAAAGTAGAAAGTCAAGGCTCTGCTCATAGTCCCACGAAAAAAGACACCTGGTCATGTCCTCAGTGCACGTTGCTTAACTCACACTCGATTTCCAAATGCAGAGCATGTAAAACCGCTATGACTCCGCAGTCCCAGACAAAG GTTGGAACACCGACCATCGGCAGCAGCCCGATTCCTTCTTCGCCAGCGAGAAACATTCCGTCATCAAAGCGTACTCCCGATTCTGCGATGGGAGGATGGCAATGTTCTGCTTGTACATTTCACAACAAAAAGTCTAAATCGTACAGCTGTGAAATATGCCAATCCAGTCGAAGTCTGACAGCTCTTTCGCCACCTGCTCCGGCCGCCATCTCGCGCCATGAAAGTGAGCCGTCCGCTTCTCTCCGCCACACGGAAGAGGAACAAGCGCGTCTCAAATGGAAGCGTATTGTTGGCTTTTGTCGAACCAGTGGCGATAAATTTGTCGACGATTCATTTCTACCTACTGGACGCTCTTTGCACAACAGCACTCAAGAAGGGGTTCAATGGCTCCGACCCAGTCAAATAGTTAGCAGCGCTGCTTCCCATGTCAa GTGGGCTGTTTTTCGTACCCCGTTGCCATCCGACATATCTCAAGGAATCCTGGGTGACTGCTGGCTATTGAGCGCCTTAGCAGTGTTAGCCGAACGAGACGAATTAGTTCAAAATGTTATGGTCACACGGGAAGTCTGTAACGAAGGCGCTTATCAG ATACGCTTATGTAAAGATGGAATGTGGCGAACTGTTTTGGTTGACGATTTGTTGCCTTGTGACCAACGTGGACATCTGCTTTACTCTCAAGCTAAAAGGAAGCAATTATGGGTGCCGCTAATCGAAAAAGCCATGGCGAAAATTCATGGAGGCTATGGGGCCCTTGTTTCGGGTCGTTCAATCGAAG GTCTTGCCTCGCTTACAGGAGCCCCTTGCGAGAGCATTTCCCTCCAGCCATCAACCAACGGAAGTAACAGGGAAGAAGCTGAAGTTCTGGATGAAGATTTGATTTGGGCACGACTCCTCAGCTCTCGCACTGCAG GTTTCCTGATGGGCGCTTCTTGCGGTGGTGGCACAATGAAGATAGACGAGGAAGAGTATCGCCAAAAAGGACTGCGACCCCGGCACGCCTACTCCGTGTTAGACGTTCTTGATTTCAGTTCCAAAGGTGGTCCTCGCCTTCTCAG GATGCGTAACCCATGGGGTCACTTTTCTTGGCGTGGTGACTGGGCTGACGACTCCAAACTTTGGAACCCCGAACTTCGTGCCATTTGTATGCCGCACGGGGATGTGGAAGGTGTTTTTTGGATATCATTCCAG GATACTTTGGTTTTCTTTGATTGCATTGATGTCTGCAAGGTGCGATCAGGTTGGAGTGAAGTTCGATTGCCTGGTCTCTTGCCTCCTTGCGCCTTTTCAGACCATGTTTTGGCCGTCCTAGTGACGGTGGTTGAGCCAACCGAATTGGATTTGAGTTTATTTCAAGAGGGCAGCCGACACACGGACAAGTCACAACGCTCACCCGTCGATCTCTGCGTCGCCCTTTACAGAACTGGCTCAGTGGCTGCTCCCCAAATTGGCCAATTAGTTGTGCACAGTCGACGGCAACTGAGGGGTTTCGTTGCCACCAATGCATTCCTGGAACCTGGATTGTATCTCATCGTCTGTCTCGCTTTCAATCACTGGGATTTGAATCCAGTTGAAGGTGCCGTCACCCACTACCCGCCGTGCGTCTTGGCATTGCACAGCAGCAAGCGACTTCTTGTAGAGCATATCACTCCTTCACCATTTGTTTTGGCTGATGGACTCATTAGTTTGACTATGGCCAAAGGCCAGCGCTACGAG GGAAGAGAGGGTATGACTGCTTATTATCTCACTCAGGGTTGG GCCGGACTAGTAGTTACAGTGGAAAACCGCCATGCAGATAAATGGTTGCAAGTCCGTTGCGACTGTCAGGAAAGCTTCAATGTCGTTTCTACTCGAGGAGCTCTGTTGACAGTAGACGCAATTCCACCACTGCATAGACAAGTGCTCTTGGTTCTAACTCAGCTGGAAGGCGGTGGTGGATTTTCTATTGCACATCGTCTTATACATCGTCTTTCTCCTCAAGGCGGTCTTAATGATTGGGGGCCTCCAGGTGAATCTCATCAGCCTTTACTGACCTCCGCCGTTACTGGGTTACACACTCCTCGACCAATTTGA